A single window of Clostridia bacterium DNA harbors:
- a CDS encoding dodecin domain-containing protein: protein MHVKVLELVGESPNSWKEAVQIAVQEAARTIPNITGVEVYNLTANVQGGKVAEYKANVKIAYAE, encoded by the coding sequence ATGCACGTCAAAGTACTTGAGCTAGTGGGTGAATCCCCGAATAGCTGGAAGGAAGCAGTGCAAATCGCTGTACAGGAAGCAGCGCGTACCATTCCAAACATAACCGGCGTCGAGGTATATAATCTAACGGCAAATGTCCAAGGCGGTAAGGTTGCTGAATACAAAGCCAACGTTAAGATTGCATACGCAGAATAG
- a CDS encoding helix-turn-helix transcriptional regulator: MGERLRRLRVNSFMSVKELAARVGVSPNFIYQVEKGKVSPSYSTLEAMAQALNVNLGALLDSELPEEWHVVRQSGRKRLVTEQPGLEIELINFLGPRNKRMQPVIFSVDPHAQISGFIYEHEREDLIYVLEGTLELRTKKHTYLLSAGDFAYFIFYSPETIFNPGDA; the protein is encoded by the coding sequence CTGGGAGAGCGACTTCGACGTTTACGGGTGAATTCATTTATGTCGGTAAAGGAACTCGCTGCCAGAGTCGGTGTATCGCCTAACTTCATTTACCAGGTGGAGAAAGGTAAGGTCTCTCCGTCGTATTCAACCTTAGAAGCTATGGCCCAAGCGCTAAACGTAAACCTCGGGGCATTACTAGATAGTGAATTGCCTGAAGAGTGGCACGTTGTACGCCAATCGGGCCGGAAAAGGCTAGTCACTGAGCAGCCAGGCTTAGAGATTGAGTTAATAAATTTTTTGGGACCACGAAATAAGCGAATGCAGCCGGTAATATTTTCGGTGGATCCTCATGCCCAGATTAGTGGCTTCATTTATGAGCATGAGCGCGAAGACCTGATCTATGTATTAGAGGGTACTTTGGAACTAAGAACCAAGAAGCACACCTATCTTTTATCCGCAGGTGATTTTGCTTATTTTATTTTCTACTCGCCGGAAACGATTTTTAACCCAGGCGATGCAG